One Phragmites australis chromosome 23, lpPhrAust1.1, whole genome shotgun sequence DNA window includes the following coding sequences:
- the LOC133905972 gene encoding maturase K-like, whose translation MDCLKKENKRLFRFLYNSYVSEYDFFLLFLRKQSSCLRLTSSGTFLERIHFSRKMEHFGVMYPGFFQKTIWFFMDPLMHYARYQGKAILASKGTLLLKKKWKSYLVNFSQYFFSFWTQPQRIRINQLTNSCFDFLGYLSSVPINTLLVRNQILENSFLIDTRMKNFNTIVPATPLIGSLSKAQFCTGSGHPISKPVWTDLSYWDILDRFGRICRNLFHYHSGSSKKRTLYRLKYILRLSCARTLARKHKSTVRTFMQRLGSVFLEEFFTEEEQVFSLMFTKTTHFSFHGSHSEHMADPVTPELLDPAVDKKHRSFLSAEH comes from the coding sequence ATGGAttgtttgaaaaaagaaaataaaagattaTTTCGATTCCTATATAACTCTTATGTATCAGAATATGATTTTTTCTTGTTGTTTCTTCGTAAACAATCTTCTTGCTTACGATTAACATCTTCTGGAACCTTTCTGGAACGAATCCACTTTTCTAGGAAGATGGAACATTTTGGGGTAATGTACCCAGGGTTTTTTCAGAAAACCATATGGTTCTTTATGGATCCTCTTATGCATTATGCTCGATATCAAGGAAAGGCAATTCTTGCATCAAAAGGAACTCTTCTTTTGAAGAAGAAATGGAAATCTTACCTTGTCAATTTCTCgcaatattttttctctttttggacTCAACCGCAAAGGATCCGTATAAACCAATTAACAAACTCTTGCTTCGATTTTCTGGGGTACCTTTCAAGTGTACCAATAAATACCTTGTTAGTAAGGAATCAAATACTGGAGAATTCTTTTCTAATAGATACTCGAATGAAAAATTTCAATACTATAGTCCCCGCTACTCCCCTCATTGGATCCTTATCAAAAGCTCAATTTTGTACTGGATCGGGGCATCCTATTAGTAAACCCGTTTGGACCGATTTATCATATTGGGATATTCTTGATCGCTTTGGTCGGATATGTAGAAATCTTTTCCATTATCATAGTGGATCGTCGAAAAAACGGACTTTGTATcgactaaaatatatacttcgACTTTCATGTGCTAGAACTTTAGCTCGTAAACATAAAAGTACGGTACGAACTTTTATGCAACGATTGGGTTCGgtatttttagaagaatttTTTACGGAAGAAGagcaagttttttctttgatGTTCACCAaaacaactcacttttctttccATGGATCACACAGTGAGC